A window from Triticum aestivum cultivar Chinese Spring chromosome 6D, IWGSC CS RefSeq v2.1, whole genome shotgun sequence encodes these proteins:
- the LOC123143127 gene encoding F-box/LRR-repeat protein At3g26922, protein MGNYLTSTGTKPEEHVHVKPATRSTNGKGRPDIKLQDLPEDVLCSILSKLPAKEVVRTSVLASEWRSLWTACPKLSFNGAHTHGVKQHAQVFVDRVNAVLRKHRGKLVEGLEVKFMFESKLVHHLDNWIRFAISSGTKKLAFDLAPSSNLLRPGYHYTFPFHLLDKESLSCLHFLQLSFVCFKPPSHFAGLPNLRKLDLYLLKGTTRQDLENILGNCCKLECLSLVRCHLNDELRVVQPLSHLHYLKVVYCEITKIEFHAASLSTFVYDGTYIPIALRHASKLENAKISFRGAVFQHAVASLLSGLPDVQNLTLDVLILRLETRWALNSPRVFSQLRHVQIMLMISYEDHDKILYIVSFLRVAPLIERLEVHFNGTSTMWFANEGPSRREIPPCEYTHLKNLRVSGFRGARGQVEFLMHIVENAPAIQVVTVDTTQRLTDAWDPDEVKPELNSDALDMVRGPLLDRLPVGAKLLLS, encoded by the exons ATGGGCAACTATCTGACAAGCACAGGAACCAAACCAGAGGAACATGTCCATGTTAAACCAGCGACCAGATCCACCAATGGCAAGGGTAGGCCAGACATTAAACTTCAAGACCTTCCAGAG GATGTCTTATGCTCAATTTTATCAAAACTGCCTGCAAAAGAGGTTGTTCGGACCAGCGTCTTGGCGAGCGAGTGGAGGTCTTTGTGGACAGCTTGCCCCAAACTAAGTTTCAACGGTGCCCACACGCACGGGGTGAAACAGCATGCCCAGGTGTTCGTCGACCGTGTTAACGCGGTTTTGCGGAAGCACCGTGGCAAGTTAGTCGAAGGTCTCGAGGTTAAATTTATGTTTGAGAGCAAGCTAGTTCATCACCTCGACAATTGGATTAGGTTTGCTATATCGTCCGGGACAAAGAAGCTAGCTTTTGATTTGGCACCCTCATCCAATCTCCTGAGACCTGGCTATCACTACACGTTCCCATTCCATCTCCTAGACAAGGAAAGCCTATCCTGCCTACACTTTCTGCAACTTAGCTTTGTATGCTTCAAACCTCCTTCCCACTTCGCCGGTCTTCCAAACCTAAGAAAGCTCGATCTCTATTTACTGAAAGGCACCACTAGGCAGGATCTCGAGAATATCCTGGGCAACTGCTGTAAACTCGAGTGCCTGAGCCTAGTCAGATGCCACCTGAACGATGAGCTGAGAGTCGTTCAGCCGTTGTCGCACTTGCACTACTTGAAGGTTGTTTACTGTGAAATAACCAAGATAGAGTTCCACGCTGCAAGTCTCTCCACCTTTGTGTACGATGGAACATACATACCTATTGCTCTCCGTCACGCTTCCAAACTGGAAAATGCAAAAATTTCGTTCCGCGGTGCAGTTTTTCAGCATGCTGTCGCGTCACTCCTCAGCGGGCTTCCAGATGTACAAAACCTGACGCTGGATGTTTTAATTCTACGGCTAGAG ACCCGATGGGCGTTAAATAGTCCTCGCGTGTTTTCTCAGCTCAGGCATGTGCAGATAATGTTGATGATATCTTACGAAGATCATGATAAAATTCTCTACATAGTTTCGTTTCTAAGGGTTGCTCCGCTCATTGAAAGGCTGGAAGTACAT TTTAATGGGACTTCTACCATGTGGTTTGCAAATGAGGGACCTTCCAGACGAGAGATCCCGCCATGTGAATACACGCATCTGAAGAATCTCCGTGTCTCAGGTTTCAGAGGGGCGAGAGGCCAAGTTGAATTCCTTATGCACATTGTGGAGAATGCCCCTGCGATACAGGTTGTGACTGTGGATACAACTCAAAGACTGACTGATGCTTGGGATCCAGATGAAGTAAAGCCAGAACTCAATAGTGATGCGCTTGATATGGTTAGAGGCCCTCTGCTCGACAGACTCCCAGTGGGTGCAAAGCTTCTTCTCTCTTAA
- the LOC123140817 gene encoding uncharacterized protein, translating to MAAAGSEAERSGEKPPANAPALEAARTMSPERGIQSPVNGGPGKEPSGEAKVVEERREDGVQAADAERSDESTKADEGAFVDSTKAENIKKLQSEAPTDDPDAEPADVKSNGKNVDAATSAAKEDGNPVEEDPTNVPEAEDPSSTNPAGTSRSWSSTVFKAGKAIEESSRYVGSWHAPLQHSSDFLRQVARYAPATGLQQGCPAAFIWLSWACDKVSAFLAEVATTVQGASALGRMVGRCTSMIGNNLKAEPGEEPEPGKKDGTAAKVLITSCDQLEEVLRFWEAGARVQLDIGPDVSAALANLLYDMLKQRGPAALDLIKNGSNMAAKRSGA from the exons ATGGCGGCCGCCGGCTCGGAGGCTGAGCGGAGCGGCGAGAAGCCGCCGGCGAATGCGCCCGCCTTGGAGGCCGCCAGGACGATGTCGCCGGAGCGCGGCATCCAGTCGCCCGTGAACGGAGGCCCAGGGAAGGAGCCGTCGGGGGAGGCCAAGGTCGTCGAAGAGCGGCGGGAGGATGGGGTCCAAGCGGCCGACGCGGAGCGCAGCGACGAATCGACCAAGGCGGACGAGGGGGCCTTCGTCGACTCGACCAAGGCGGAGAACATCAAGAAGCTGCAGTCGGAGGCGCCCACCGACGACCCGGACGCCGAGCCTGCAGATGTCAAGAGCAACGGCAAGAACGTCGACGCGGCCACGAGCGCCGCCAAGGAGGACGGGAACCCGGTGGAGGAGGACCCCACCAACGTCCCGGAGGCGGAGGACCCGAGCAGTACCAATCCAGCTG GTACCTCAAGGTCTTGGTCAAGCACGGTATTCAAGGCTGGGAAAGCCATCGAGGAATCTAGTCGCTATGTTGGTAGCTGGCACGCGCCGCTGCAACACAGCAGCGATTTCCTGCGACAGGTTGCGCGCTACGCCCCAGCCACAGGACTCCAGCAGGGTTGTCCTGCTGCATTCATCTGGCTGTCTTGGGCCTGCGACAAGGTCAGTGCTTTCCTCGCCGAGGTGGCAACAACCGTGCAGGGTGCATCGGCCCTTGGGCGAATGGTAGGCCGCTGCACGAGTATGATCGGCAACAACCTTAAGGCGGAGCCGGGGGAAGAACCAGAGCCAGGCAAGAAAGATGGCACCGCTGCCAAGGTGCTAATCACATCATGTGACCAG CTTGAGGAAGTATTGAGGTTCTGGGAGGCAGGAGCGAGGGTCCAGCTGGATATAGGCCCGGACGTGAGCGCCGCGCTGGCCAATCTCTTGTATGACATGCTCAAACAGCGAGGGCCTGCTGCCCTTGATCTTATCAAGAATGGCTCCAACATGGCGGCAAAGCGCTCAGGGGCATAG